Proteins from a genomic interval of Bombus affinis isolate iyBomAffi1 chromosome 16, iyBomAffi1.2, whole genome shotgun sequence:
- the LOC126925552 gene encoding pancreatic lipase-related protein 2-like isoform X1, which produces MMRRKKQGVTEGGEAWILLLVALTPVICSAGILDPWQWARSDRIDVNIPWLPFENETRCYDELGCLNITRSWYHLIHRPLNVFPLPREVINTKFLLYTNDNNVEGQTLSAAKDKSIKRSYFDPKRKTKFIIHGFIDTPLSNWVNEMRNELLKHDNYNVIVVDWGGGSLPLYTQATANTRLVGLEIAHLVKHLQTNYGLDPNDVHLIGHSLGAHTAGYAGEKMGGKVGRITGLDPAEPYFQGMPSHVRLDYTDAKLVDVIHTDGKSFFFLGLPGYGMVQPCGHLDFYPNNGKEQPGCTDLSETTPSLPLTLIKEGLEEASRVLVACNHVRSIKLFTESINSKCQYVAHECSSYASFLRGECFSCKSNNSLSCGIMGYHADSSPALVGRRAMGQDILSLLGSKFFFATGKEDPFCRRHYRITIDLARPPSAESWVQGFLKVTFHAENDIIRDIDLTPSGYMKLEHGSTVRMVVAHPAGASGELGKIRRVELSWTYDMDVLQPKSLCFFWCNDRLYVNSVTVDVMEIPGRGKREADFTSKLCSASRQEYAEIASGSTASFVDNC; this is translated from the exons AT GATGAGGAGGAAGAAGCAAGGAGTCACCGAGGGCGGAGAAGCGTGGATTCTGCTACTCGTCGCATTGACTCCTGTTATCTGTTCGGCTGGAATCCTGGACCCTTGGCAGTGGGCACGTAGCGATCGAATCGACGTCAACATTCCTTGGTTGCCGT TCGAGAACGAGACACGATGCTACGACGAGCTAGGCTGCCTGAACATAACCAGAAGCTGGTATCACCTTATCCATAGACCGCTTAACGTCTTTCCATTGCCACGAGAAGTCATCAATACGAAATTTCTTCTATATACGAACGATAATAACGTGGAA GGCCAGACCTTGTCAGCCGCGAAAGACAAGTCGATTAAACGGTCGTACTTCGATCCAAAGAGGAAAACAAAATTCATTATACACGGGTTCATAGATACACCGCTTAGCAATTGGGTCAAC GAAATGAGAAACGAATTATTGAAGCACGACAACTACAATGTCATCGTAGTTGACTGGGGTGGAGGAAGTTTGCCGCTTTATACTCAAGCAACCGCCAACACGAGACTGGTGGGCCTCGAAATAGCCCATCTCGTTAAACACTTGCAG ACAAATTATGGACTGGACCCAAATGACGTGCACCTGATCGGACACAGCTTGGGGGCACATACCGCGGGATATGCGGGGGAAAAGATGGGAGGAAAGGTTGGTCGTATCACGGGATTGGATCCTGCCGAACCCTATTTCCAAGGGATGCCCAGTCACGTAAGGCTGGACTACACCGACGCCAAGTTGGTCGACGTCATTCACACCGATGGCAAAAGCTTCTTTTTCCTAG GGCTTCCCGGATATGGAATGGTTCAACCATGCGGCCATCTGGACTTCTACCCGAACAATGGCAAGGAACAGCCGGGATGCACGGATCTCAGCGAAACTACCCCTTCCTTGCCTTTAACTCTGATCAAAGAAGGTCTGGAAGAAGCGTCGCGAGTACTGGTTGCCTGCAATCACGTGCGTTCCATAAAACTCTTCACCGAGAGCATCAACTCCAAGTGCCAATACGTGGCCCACGAGTGTTCCAGTTACGCCAGCTTCCTCAGAGGCGAGTGTTTCTCGTGCAAGAGCAACAACAGTCTCAGTTGCGGTATCATGGGTTATCACGCGGACTCCAGTCCAGCTTTGGTAGGAAGGCGGGCTATGGGACAGGATATTCTGTCTCTGCTCGGCTCCAAGTTCTTCTTCGCCACTGGCAAAGAAGATCCTTTTTGCA GGAGACATTACAGAATCACCATCGATCTTGCCCGGCCACCGAGTGCAGAAAGTTGGGTCCAAGGCTTCCTGAAAGTCACTTTTCACGCGGAAAATGACATTATTCGAGACATTGATCTCACACCTAG CGGTTACATGAAATTGGAACATGGGTCGACAGTCCGAATGGTCGTCGCTCATCCAGCCGGTGCATCCGGTGAACTTGGGAAAATTCGACGCGTCGAGCTTTCATGGACCTACGATATGGACGTGTTACAACCAAAGTCGCTCTGCTTCTTCTGGTGTAACGATCGCCTCTACGTCAACAGCGTCACAGTGGACGTTATGGAAATCCCGGGAAGAGG GAAAAGAGAAGCGGACTTCACCAGTAAGCTCTGTTCAGCAAGTAGGCAGGAGTACGCGGAAATTGCCAGCGGTTCCACGGCGTCTTTCGTCGACAACTGCTGA
- the LOC126925553 gene encoding pancreatic triacylglycerol lipase-like: protein MSFVNGTMMLLAYTANMIATLPEKVGTELGENTMDNTNVTTTTLSPEERENQFDFDDQWYMWRCFDPYGCFYIGSPWSGENRPVSTFPARPDSINPRYMLYTRDNKAEPRELKIDKYETIRGAHLKNDRNLYLIVHGFLDNGDKTWVLRTMEELLTKEDGNVVIVNWIGGAGPPYTQAVANTRLVGAMTARLAYQLIEVGRVDSTKIHCIGHSLGAHTCGYIGYTLRQTYDHKLGRITGLDPAEPHFSNTSTMVRLDPTDAIFVTAIHTDCNPFISGGLGITQPVAHIDFYPNGGRNQPGCNEGVLNFISLEHGSFFRGIKRFVGCNHIRSYEYFIESINTDCPFLTVPCPSWDKFLDGSCFDCVNQYCPKFGLDAQPGNYRASVYSMTGSTKPFCRGHYKVVINVSKTNESLDHGGEVGTFALKVIGQNGKKSGRMPLSSQSTYYEPGSTHTVVLLGDVVGKLESVEISWEYRVSVFNPLTWRLLHTPRVYIDSLSVESLEAAHSITVCPDESKALLAKQSKILTTKNCQIARPNVVST from the exons ATGTCGTTTGTGAACGGGACGATGATGTTACTCGCGTACACCGCGAACATGATCGCCACGTTACCTGAAAAAGTGGGTACCGAGCTTGGTGAGAATACTATGGACAACACGAACGTAACGACGACCACGTTATCACCGGAGGAACGAGAAAACCAATTTGATTTCGACGATC AATGGTACATGTGGCGATGTTTCGACCCGTACGGCTGCTTTTACATCGGTTCGCCATGGTCCGGAGAGAACAGACCAGTCTCTACGTTTCCGGCTCGGCCGGACAGCATAAATCCACGTTACATGCTTTACACTCGAGATAATAAGGCAGAACCACGCGAACTAAAAATCGACAAGTACGAAACTATTCGCGGAGCGCACCTTAAAAACGATAGGAATCTTTATTTGATCGTTCATGGTTTTCTCGACAACGGCGACAAAACATGGGTTTTG AGAACGATGGAGGAATTATTGACCAAGGAAGACGGCAACGTGGTGATCGTGAATTGGATCGGTGGAGCGGGTCCACCGTACACGCAAGCTGTGGCCAACACAAGATTGGTAGGTGCGATGACGGCTCGTTTGGCTTATCAGTTGATCGAAGTTGGACGAGTGGATTCCACGAAGATACACTGCATAGGGCATAGTCTTGGTGCGCATACTTGCGGCTATATCGGATATACTTTAAGGCAGACGTACGATCATAAACTTGGAAGGATCACTG GCCTCGATCCTGCCGAACCGCATTTCAGCAACACGTCGACGATGGTTCGGCTCGATCCGACCGATGCCATCTTCGTCACAGCTATCCACACCGATTGCAATCCTTTTATCAGCGGCGGCCTCGGCATCACTCAACCTGTCGCGCATATCGATTTCTATCCGAACGGTGGTCGCAATCAACCTGGTTGCAACGAGGGTGTTCTCAATTTTATCAGCTTGGAACATGGCAGCTTCTTCCGTG GGATAAAGAGGTTCGTCGGCTGCAATCACATCCGCAGTTACGAATATTTCATAGAGAGTATCAACACGGACTGTCCATTTCTGACGGTTCCTTGCCCCTCTTGGGACAAGTTTCTAGATGGCAGTTGCTTCGACTGCGTGAATCAGTACTGTCCCAAGTTTGGATTAGACGCTCAACCCGGAAACTACCGCGCATCCGTCTACTCGATGACTGGATCCACCAAACCGTTTTGCA GAGGCCATTACAAAGTCGTCATCAACGTCTCGAAGACGAACGAGAGTCTGGACCACGGTGGCGAAGTTGGAACTTTCGCGCTTAAAGTAATTGGACAAAATGGAAAAAAGTCGGGGAGGATGCCGCTCAGTTCTCAATCGACGTACTACGAACCAGGTAGCACTCACACCGTGGTACTGCTTGGTGACGTGGTTGGCAAACTGGAATCAGTGGAAATTTCGTGGGAGTACCGAGTCTCTGTTTTCAATCCGCTCACGTGGAGGCTTCTGCACACGCCTCGCGTCTATATCGACTCGTTGAGCGTCGAGAGTTTGGAGGCCGCTCACAG CATTACCGTGTGCCCTGACGAATCGAAAGCTCTGCTCGCCAAGCAATCGAAGATCTTGACGACCAAGAATTGTCAAATAGCTCGGCCGAACGTGGTTTCAACCTAA
- the LOC126925552 gene encoding pancreatic lipase-related protein 2-like isoform X2 — translation MRRKKQGVTEGGEAWILLLVALTPVICSAGILDPWQWARSDRIDVNIPWLPFENETRCYDELGCLNITRSWYHLIHRPLNVFPLPREVINTKFLLYTNDNNVEGQTLSAAKDKSIKRSYFDPKRKTKFIIHGFIDTPLSNWVNEMRNELLKHDNYNVIVVDWGGGSLPLYTQATANTRLVGLEIAHLVKHLQTNYGLDPNDVHLIGHSLGAHTAGYAGEKMGGKVGRITGLDPAEPYFQGMPSHVRLDYTDAKLVDVIHTDGKSFFFLGLPGYGMVQPCGHLDFYPNNGKEQPGCTDLSETTPSLPLTLIKEGLEEASRVLVACNHVRSIKLFTESINSKCQYVAHECSSYASFLRGECFSCKSNNSLSCGIMGYHADSSPALVGRRAMGQDILSLLGSKFFFATGKEDPFCRRHYRITIDLARPPSAESWVQGFLKVTFHAENDIIRDIDLTPSGYMKLEHGSTVRMVVAHPAGASGELGKIRRVELSWTYDMDVLQPKSLCFFWCNDRLYVNSVTVDVMEIPGRGKREADFTSKLCSASRQEYAEIASGSTASFVDNC, via the exons ATGAGGAGGAAGAAGCAAGGAGTCACCGAGGGCGGAGAAGCGTGGATTCTGCTACTCGTCGCATTGACTCCTGTTATCTGTTCGGCTGGAATCCTGGACCCTTGGCAGTGGGCACGTAGCGATCGAATCGACGTCAACATTCCTTGGTTGCCGT TCGAGAACGAGACACGATGCTACGACGAGCTAGGCTGCCTGAACATAACCAGAAGCTGGTATCACCTTATCCATAGACCGCTTAACGTCTTTCCATTGCCACGAGAAGTCATCAATACGAAATTTCTTCTATATACGAACGATAATAACGTGGAA GGCCAGACCTTGTCAGCCGCGAAAGACAAGTCGATTAAACGGTCGTACTTCGATCCAAAGAGGAAAACAAAATTCATTATACACGGGTTCATAGATACACCGCTTAGCAATTGGGTCAAC GAAATGAGAAACGAATTATTGAAGCACGACAACTACAATGTCATCGTAGTTGACTGGGGTGGAGGAAGTTTGCCGCTTTATACTCAAGCAACCGCCAACACGAGACTGGTGGGCCTCGAAATAGCCCATCTCGTTAAACACTTGCAG ACAAATTATGGACTGGACCCAAATGACGTGCACCTGATCGGACACAGCTTGGGGGCACATACCGCGGGATATGCGGGGGAAAAGATGGGAGGAAAGGTTGGTCGTATCACGGGATTGGATCCTGCCGAACCCTATTTCCAAGGGATGCCCAGTCACGTAAGGCTGGACTACACCGACGCCAAGTTGGTCGACGTCATTCACACCGATGGCAAAAGCTTCTTTTTCCTAG GGCTTCCCGGATATGGAATGGTTCAACCATGCGGCCATCTGGACTTCTACCCGAACAATGGCAAGGAACAGCCGGGATGCACGGATCTCAGCGAAACTACCCCTTCCTTGCCTTTAACTCTGATCAAAGAAGGTCTGGAAGAAGCGTCGCGAGTACTGGTTGCCTGCAATCACGTGCGTTCCATAAAACTCTTCACCGAGAGCATCAACTCCAAGTGCCAATACGTGGCCCACGAGTGTTCCAGTTACGCCAGCTTCCTCAGAGGCGAGTGTTTCTCGTGCAAGAGCAACAACAGTCTCAGTTGCGGTATCATGGGTTATCACGCGGACTCCAGTCCAGCTTTGGTAGGAAGGCGGGCTATGGGACAGGATATTCTGTCTCTGCTCGGCTCCAAGTTCTTCTTCGCCACTGGCAAAGAAGATCCTTTTTGCA GGAGACATTACAGAATCACCATCGATCTTGCCCGGCCACCGAGTGCAGAAAGTTGGGTCCAAGGCTTCCTGAAAGTCACTTTTCACGCGGAAAATGACATTATTCGAGACATTGATCTCACACCTAG CGGTTACATGAAATTGGAACATGGGTCGACAGTCCGAATGGTCGTCGCTCATCCAGCCGGTGCATCCGGTGAACTTGGGAAAATTCGACGCGTCGAGCTTTCATGGACCTACGATATGGACGTGTTACAACCAAAGTCGCTCTGCTTCTTCTGGTGTAACGATCGCCTCTACGTCAACAGCGTCACAGTGGACGTTATGGAAATCCCGGGAAGAGG GAAAAGAGAAGCGGACTTCACCAGTAAGCTCTGTTCAGCAAGTAGGCAGGAGTACGCGGAAATTGCCAGCGGTTCCACGGCGTCTTTCGTCGACAACTGCTGA